A genomic window from Dechloromonas sp. A34 includes:
- a CDS encoding aspartate aminotransferase family protein gives MSHVMNTYARLPVAFSHGQGSRITDTEGKEYLDALSGIAVSTLGHAHPQLVSAISAQAGRMLHTSNLYQIREQELLADKLAEISGMQEVFFSNSGAEANEAAIKLARFYGHKRGVENPTIIVMEKAFHGRTMATLSATGNRKAQAGFEPLVSGFIRVPYDDLDAIKAVAEHHTNVVAVMLEIIQGEGGVHLASLEYQKGLRRLCDEQGWLLICDEVQCGMARTGKWFGYQHAGIQPDIATLAKGLGSGVPIGACLAGGKAVGLFGPGNHGSTFGGNPLASAAALTTIETIEQDGLMANAECVGALIRSLMAEALAGTKGVVDIRGHGLMIGIELDRPCGELVGQALAAGLLINVTADKVIRFLPPLIFSENDARELVSRCVPLIKDFLAA, from the coding sequence ATGTCGCATGTCATGAATACCTATGCCCGGTTGCCGGTGGCGTTTAGTCACGGTCAGGGTAGCCGGATTACCGATACCGAGGGTAAGGAATATCTCGACGCGTTGTCCGGGATTGCCGTTTCCACTCTCGGCCATGCTCATCCCCAGCTGGTTTCGGCGATTTCCGCCCAGGCGGGGCGCATGTTGCACACCTCCAATCTTTATCAAATTCGCGAGCAGGAACTGCTGGCAGACAAATTGGCCGAGATTTCTGGCATGCAGGAGGTATTTTTCTCCAACTCGGGCGCCGAGGCCAACGAAGCAGCGATCAAGCTGGCCCGGTTTTATGGCCACAAGAGAGGCGTCGAGAACCCGACCATTATCGTCATGGAAAAAGCTTTCCATGGCCGGACGATGGCCACGCTGTCTGCTACGGGAAATCGCAAGGCGCAGGCTGGCTTTGAGCCGCTGGTCTCTGGTTTCATCCGCGTTCCTTACGACGATCTGGATGCAATCAAGGCAGTTGCCGAGCACCACACGAATGTTGTCGCGGTCATGCTGGAAATCATTCAGGGGGAGGGGGGGGTACATCTGGCATCCCTCGAGTATCAGAAGGGCTTGCGCCGGTTGTGCGACGAGCAGGGCTGGCTGTTGATTTGCGACGAAGTGCAGTGTGGGATGGCCCGGACTGGAAAGTGGTTCGGCTATCAGCACGCCGGTATCCAACCGGATATCGCGACGCTGGCCAAGGGGCTGGGTTCCGGTGTGCCGATTGGCGCCTGCCTGGCCGGCGGCAAGGCGGTCGGTCTGTTCGGGCCGGGCAATCATGGCTCGACCTTCGGTGGCAACCCGCTGGCCTCTGCCGCCGCACTGACCACCATTGAAACCATCGAACAGGATGGTCTGATGGCCAATGCCGAGTGTGTCGGCGCCTTGATCCGTTCCTTGATGGCCGAAGCTCTCGCCGGTACCAAAGGCGTTGTCGATATTCGTGGTCATGGGCTGATGATCGGCATTGAGCTGGATCGCCCGTGTGGTGAGCTGGTTGGCCAGGCGCTGGCTGCCGGGCTGTTGATCAACGTGACGGCCGACAAGGTGATTCGTTTCCTGCCGCCGCTGATTTTCAGTGAAAACGATGCCCGGGAGCTGGTCAGTCGTTGTGTTCCCCTCATCAAGGACTTTCTGGCGGCCTAA
- a CDS encoding type IV pilin protein produces the protein MKHKGFTLIELMIVIAIVGLLAAIAYPSYQEYIARARRADAKTVLLENAQFLERFYTQNGTYIGAALPITEAPKDGGAKFYDVSFVAAQTATAFQIQAVPKNAQASDKCGTLLVNQSNQKSVSGATVDSATCWNN, from the coding sequence ATGAAACACAAGGGTTTCACGTTGATCGAGTTGATGATTGTTATTGCGATTGTTGGATTGCTGGCTGCCATTGCCTATCCGAGTTACCAGGAATACATCGCCAGGGCGAGGAGGGCTGATGCAAAAACCGTATTGCTCGAAAACGCGCAATTTCTTGAGCGCTTCTATACGCAAAACGGCACTTATATAGGAGCTGCTTTGCCGATTACCGAGGCGCCGAAAGACGGCGGTGCAAAATTCTATGACGTTAGTTTCGTCGCGGCACAAACAGCTACCGCTTTCCAGATTCAGGCGGTACCAAAAAATGCGCAAGCCAGTGATAAATGCGGAACGCTGCTCGTGAACCAGTCGAATCAGAAGTCAGTTTCCGGCGCGACCGTTGATAGTGCTACCTGCTGGAACAATTAA
- the rpsT gene encoding 30S ribosomal protein S20, with the protein MANSAQARKRARQADGQRSHNASLRSTLRTAIKRVRQAIEAGDKAAAQGVFQQSVAVLDRIADKKIVHKNKASRTKSRLSAQIKALAAA; encoded by the coding sequence ATGGCCAATAGCGCACAAGCCCGCAAGCGCGCCCGTCAAGCTGACGGGCAGCGTTCCCATAACGCCAGCCTGCGTTCGACCCTGCGTACCGCAATCAAGCGCGTGCGTCAGGCGATCGAAGCCGGCGACAAAGCCGCCGCTCAAGGCGTCTTCCAGCAGTCAGTTGCGGTGCTCGATCGCATTGCAGACAAGAAGATTGTTCACAAGAACAAGGCTTCGCGTACCAAGAGCCGCCTGTCGGCGCAGATCAAGGCGCTTGCTGCTGCCTGA
- a CDS encoding DUF3579 domain-containing protein encodes MTTSESTAFIIVGLTKQGKKFRPSDWAERLCGVMSAFGAERKMKYSPYVGPGDYNGEKAVFIDGRLGEIEPMAYRFMLNFAQDNDLQIIDGVCSLENKK; translated from the coding sequence ATGACAACATCAGAATCGACCGCTTTCATCATTGTCGGCCTCACCAAACAGGGAAAAAAATTTCGCCCCAGCGACTGGGCCGAGCGACTCTGTGGCGTGATGTCCGCCTTTGGCGCGGAACGCAAGATGAAATATTCGCCCTATGTCGGCCCTGGAGATTACAACGGCGAAAAAGCCGTTTTCATAGATGGCCGCCTTGGAGAGATCGAACCCATGGCCTATCGCTTCATGCTGAATTTTGCACAAGACAACGACCTGCAGATTATCGACGGCGTCTGCTCACTGGAAAACAAGAAATAA
- the argF gene encoding ornithine carbamoyltransferase, protein MAIKHFLQFKDFTRDELEYVFERTRWIKTQFKSYQKYWPLSDRTLVMIFEKASTRTRLSFEAGMQQLGGSAIYLNTRDSQLGRGEPVEDAAQVISRMSDIVMIRTFEQDIIERFAANSRVPVINGLTNEYHPCQILADIYTYIEHRGCIQGKTVAWVGDANNMCNTWLQAAEVLDFKVHVSTPPGYEINPELVGKIDPARFKAFPDPMDACRGADLVTTDVWTSMGFEAENEARIKAFADWCVDGDMMRVANPDAVFMHCLPAHRGEEVTAEVIDGPQSVVWDEAENRLHVQKALMEYLLLGCIQG, encoded by the coding sequence ATGGCGATCAAACATTTTCTCCAGTTCAAGGATTTCACGCGCGACGAGTTGGAATACGTTTTCGAGCGTACGCGCTGGATCAAGACTCAGTTCAAGTCCTACCAGAAATACTGGCCGCTCAGCGATCGCACGCTGGTGATGATCTTCGAGAAGGCCAGTACGCGGACCCGTCTCTCGTTCGAGGCCGGCATGCAGCAACTCGGCGGTTCGGCAATTTACCTGAACACCCGCGACTCGCAACTCGGGCGCGGCGAGCCAGTGGAAGATGCGGCGCAGGTGATTTCGCGGATGAGCGACATCGTGATGATCCGTACCTTCGAGCAGGACATCATCGAGCGCTTTGCCGCCAATTCGCGCGTCCCGGTGATCAACGGCCTGACCAACGAATATCACCCCTGCCAGATTCTGGCCGACATCTACACCTACATTGAGCATCGCGGTTGCATCCAGGGCAAGACCGTGGCCTGGGTCGGTGACGCCAACAACATGTGCAATACCTGGCTGCAGGCGGCCGAGGTGCTGGATTTCAAGGTCCATGTCTCGACGCCGCCGGGCTACGAAATCAATCCAGAGCTGGTCGGCAAGATAGACCCGGCGCGTTTCAAGGCTTTCCCCGATCCGATGGATGCCTGCCGCGGAGCCGATCTGGTTACAACCGACGTCTGGACCTCGATGGGTTTCGAAGCCGAGAACGAGGCGCGGATCAAGGCTTTCGCCGACTGGTGTGTCGATGGCGACATGATGCGCGTTGCAAATCCGGATGCAGTATTCATGCATTGCCTGCCCGCCCATCGCGGCGAGGAAGTCACCGCCGAGGTGATCGACGGGCCACAGTCGGTAGTCTGGGATGAAGCCGAGAATCGCCTGCATGTACAGAAGGCGTTGATGGAGTATTTGCTGTTGGGCTGTATTCAGGGCTGA
- a CDS encoding ParA family protein, with protein sequence MRIAIFNQKGGVGKTTTALNLGAAMGRAGTPPLLLDLDPQGHLSSIHGHAPTEANRSLFAFYQDTRNLRELEVAWEGIGQLIPAHQQLIKVDSIFGKGPAILNKLRLGLEATEDSHPNRPCIIDCCPYIGVLALNAIFACDRLIIPVSTDYLSLQAAEHITRTLQVLEPVIKRRVERRYLLTRFDRRRRMSDDVRRKLRERYGDEVLDTVISENVAVAESPSLNRDVFRHNASSPGAHDYQKLLTELIERGDLQLTMQ encoded by the coding sequence ATGCGCATTGCCATTTTCAACCAGAAGGGGGGCGTCGGAAAAACGACGACCGCGCTCAATCTCGGCGCCGCAATGGGGCGCGCCGGAACCCCGCCGCTGCTACTCGATCTCGACCCCCAGGGCCACCTCTCCAGCATCCACGGCCACGCCCCAACGGAAGCCAACCGCAGCCTCTTCGCGTTTTACCAGGACACACGCAATCTGCGCGAACTCGAAGTCGCCTGGGAAGGTATCGGACAACTGATCCCGGCCCATCAACAACTGATCAAGGTCGACTCCATCTTCGGCAAGGGGCCCGCCATTCTGAACAAACTGCGTCTCGGCCTCGAAGCCACAGAGGACAGCCATCCAAACCGTCCCTGTATCATCGACTGCTGCCCGTATATTGGCGTTCTCGCCCTGAACGCGATCTTTGCGTGCGACCGCCTGATCATACCGGTCTCCACCGACTACCTCTCGCTACAAGCAGCCGAACATATCACGCGCACCCTGCAAGTGCTTGAACCGGTAATCAAGCGCCGGGTAGAGCGCCGCTACCTGCTCACCCGCTTCGATCGCCGTCGCCGCATGAGCGACGATGTTCGCCGAAAACTCCGCGAACGCTACGGGGATGAGGTACTGGACACCGTCATTTCGGAAAATGTCGCAGTTGCCGAGAGCCCGTCGCTCAACCGGGACGTTTTCCGCCACAACGCATCCAGTCCAGGCGCTCACGACTACCAGAAACTGCTCACCGAACTGATCGAGCGAGGTGATCTGCAACTTACGATGCAATGA
- a CDS encoding argininosuccinate synthase: protein MSDIKKVVLAYSGGLDTSVILKWLQDTYQCEVVTFTADLGQGEELEPARAKALQFGIKPENIFIDDLREEFVRDFVFPMFRCNTVYEGEYLLGTSIARPLIAKRLIEIVNTTGADAISHGATGKGNDQVRFELGAYALKPGIKVIAPWREWDLLSREKLMAYAEKHGIPVDMKHKQGGSPYSMDANLLHISYEGRHLENPAAEAEESMWRWTVSPEAAPDKAEYLDIEYEKGDIVALNGTRLSPAQVLATLNKLGGQHGIGRLDLVENRYVGMKSRGCYETPGGTIMLRAHRAIESVCLDREVAHLKDDLMPRYASLVYNGYWWSPERIALQTLIDHTQSVVNGVVRVKLYKGNVIVVGRDSKTDSLFDPTIATFEDDAGAYDQKDAAGFIKLNALRLRIAANLRAKNGKA, encoded by the coding sequence ATGAGCGATATCAAGAAAGTCGTGCTGGCCTACTCCGGTGGCCTCGATACCTCCGTCATCCTGAAGTGGCTGCAGGACACGTATCAATGCGAGGTGGTGACTTTCACCGCCGACCTTGGTCAGGGCGAAGAACTCGAGCCAGCCCGCGCCAAGGCGCTGCAGTTCGGCATCAAGCCGGAAAACATCTTCATTGACGACCTGCGCGAAGAGTTTGTCCGCGATTTCGTCTTTCCGATGTTCCGCTGCAACACCGTCTATGAAGGCGAATACCTGCTCGGCACCTCGATCGCCCGGCCGCTGATCGCCAAGCGCCTGATCGAGATCGTCAATACCACCGGTGCTGATGCCATCTCGCACGGCGCTACCGGCAAGGGCAATGACCAGGTTCGTTTCGAACTCGGCGCCTACGCGCTGAAGCCGGGGATCAAGGTCATCGCCCCGTGGCGCGAATGGGATCTGCTGTCCCGCGAGAAGCTGATGGCCTATGCCGAAAAGCACGGCATCCCGGTCGACATGAAGCACAAGCAGGGCGGTTCGCCGTATTCGATGGATGCCAACCTGCTGCACATTTCCTACGAAGGTCGCCACCTGGAAAACCCGGCGGCCGAAGCCGAGGAATCGATGTGGCGATGGACGGTTTCTCCGGAAGCCGCGCCGGACAAGGCCGAGTACCTCGACATCGAATACGAGAAGGGCGACATCGTCGCCCTCAACGGCACGCGCTTGAGCCCGGCTCAGGTGCTGGCAACGCTGAACAAGCTGGGTGGTCAGCACGGTATCGGCCGCCTCGATCTGGTCGAGAACCGCTATGTCGGCATGAAGTCGCGCGGCTGCTATGAAACCCCAGGTGGCACCATCATGCTCCGCGCCCATCGCGCCATCGAATCCGTCTGCCTCGACCGCGAAGTCGCCCACCTCAAGGACGACCTGATGCCGCGCTACGCCAGCCTGGTGTACAACGGTTACTGGTGGAGTCCGGAGCGTATCGCGTTGCAGACGCTGATCGACCACACGCAGAGCGTGGTCAACGGTGTTGTTCGCGTCAAGCTCTACAAGGGCAATGTCATCGTCGTCGGTCGCGATTCCAAAACTGATTCGCTGTTCGACCCGACCATCGCCACTTTCGAGGACGATGCCGGTGCCTACGACCAGAAGGACGCGGCCGGCTTTATCAAGCTCAACGCCCTGCGTCTGCGCATCGCTGCCAACTTGCGCGCCAAGAACGGTAAGGCCTAA